TTGGGGTCTTGGCTTATCTCCTCTAAGATCCCTATCGCGTTAGCGGCTCTCACGGCGGGGCTTGAGCTTTCGTCCTTTAGGTTCCTTATGGCGTCAGTGGCCGCCCTCCTAATGTTCCTCGGGACACTGGTGTCGTTGACTATTTTCTGAAGGAGTATGATTGCTTGCCTAATCTTTGCCTCGTTATCGTACAATGTGGCCATAACTTCATCACCAGTTATTTTTTTAATTTACTAGGATTTAGGTTTACTTTAGAACTA
The Candidatus Aramenus sp. CH1 DNA segment above includes these coding regions:
- a CDS encoding UPF0147 family protein is translated as MATLYDNEAKIRQAIILLQKIVNDTSVPRNIRRAATDAIRNLKDESSSPAVRAANAIGILEEISQDPNMPTHTRISIWNVVSVLETVKD